In a genomic window of Thalassophryne amazonica chromosome 12, fThaAma1.1, whole genome shotgun sequence:
- the samd7 gene encoding LOW QUALITY PROTEIN: sterile alpha motif domain-containing protein 7 (The sequence of the model RefSeq protein was modified relative to this genomic sequence to represent the inferred CDS: inserted 1 base in 1 codon) — MTPREQLRKMTALGEQGAMDEKHWYRLVNGMSAGELRQRQEMIMRNQMAMAPQILAQGQQRLQGVPAQFEPRFIERELVPSAEMVPSDARQMHMGPHLGPPLAPHANVMPGRTFPTAGYGFLPSEPMETVARRQELIHKQNIFRMEMNAILHQKELENAHQKGLMGIDNPMSYPSNPISFRGRQRMPDGHEVFVHRPTLDDLHSNSMLMSSSPYPPIGTLHRDRGRRAGRRPTAHKIAESHVATLKGQTEDKSVEQSPGATSGEEKEVEVKGDIGEGCPTNKTHHQVKIDSELTTGSRKNYKEGEHKNCGNSQDSCPDVANGGVTDKDISSQCSAFQEKFVYPSSGGSLTGIPYMFPGPGNSFLQPGPPSFFXNGEDVSEDIRKWTVNDVYNFINSIPTCSEYAQTFKDHMIDGETLPLLSEEHLLDTLGLKLGPALKIRFQVSRRLGSMLYMMNLPLSAAALQTTPEKPGDRSSEIGSPIRCNSEEMLASPRDPDVLKSTEHLHETENISPPSASSETS, encoded by the exons ATGACTCCACGGGAGCAGCTAAGGAAGATGACGGctctgggagagcagggagcgatGGACGAGAAGCACTGGTACCGTCTGGTCAATGGCATGTCAGCAGGAG AGCTGCGGCAGCGGCAGGAGATGATCATGAGGAACCAGATGGCCATGGCTCCACAGATCCTCGCCCAGGGCCAACAGAGGTTACAGGGAGTACCAGCACAGTTCGAACCTCGCTTCATAGAGAG GGAGTTAGTCCCCTCTGCTGAAATGGTGCCTTCAGACGCCAGGCAGATGCACATGGGACCTCATCTGGGTCCACCGCTGGCACCACATGCCAACGTCATGCCTGGGAGAACTTTCCCAACAG CTGGTTATGGTTTCTTGCCCTCTGAGCCCATGGAAACAGTTGCTCGGCGACAGGAGCTCATTCATAAGCAAAATA TATTTAGAATGGAGATGAATGCCATCCTGCACCAGAAGGAGCTGGAGAACGCTCATCAGAAGGGACTGATGGGAATTGATAATCCCATGTCGTACCCTTCCAACCCTATTTCATTTCGAGGTCGTCAGCGCATGCCTGATGGCCATGAAGTTTTTGTGCACCGTCCCACCCTGGATGACCTGCACTCCAACAGCATGCTCATGTCCTCCAGCCCTTACCCACCAATCGGAACGCTCCACAGAGACAGGGGACGCCGGGCCGGCAGAAGGCCAACCGCTCACAAGATTGCAGAGAGCCACGTGGCTACTCTGAAAGGCCAAACCGAAGATAAGAGCGTAGAGCAGAGCCCGGGAGCCACATCGGGTGAGGAGAAAGAGGTAGAAGTGAAGGGAGATATCGGAGAGGGGTGTCCCACCAACAAAACGCATCACCAAGTCAAAATAGACTCTGAACTCACCACAGGAAGCAGGAAAAACTACAAGGAAGGGGAACATAAAAACTGCGGGAACAGTCAGGACAGCTGCCCAGATGTAGCCAACGGAGGTGTTACTGACAAAGACATCTCTAGCCAATGCTCAGCTTTCCAGGAGAAGTTTGTGTATCCATCCTCtggtggaagtctcacaggaattCCTTATATGTTCCCAGGTCCTGGCAATAGTTTCCTCCAACCTG GTCCACCCAGTTTCT TCAATGGCGAGGATGTCTCAGAAGACATCAGGAAGTGGACAGTAAACGACGTTTATAACTTCATCAACAGCATACCCACATGTTCAGAATATGCTCAG ACCTTCAAGGACCATATGATTGACGGTGAGACGCTGCCCCTTCTGTCAGAAGAGCATCTATTGGACACACTGGGGCTCAAACTGGGGCCGGCTCTAAAAATCCGCTTCCAG GTATCCAGGCGTCTGGGCAGCATGTTGTACATGATGAACCTCCCGCTCTCTGCTGCCGCCCTGCAGACAACTCCTGAGAAGCCTGGGGACCGCTCATCAGAGATAGGCTCCCCGATTCGCTGCAACAGTGAGGAGATGTTGGCGAGTCCAAGAGATCCTGATGTTCTAAAGTCCACAGAGCATCTTCACGAGACAGAAAACATCTCGCCTCCGTCTGCCAGCAGTGAGACGTCCTGA